The Virgibacillus sp. MSP4-1 genome has a segment encoding these proteins:
- a CDS encoding DUF2164 domain-containing protein, giving the protein MKISLEKKRVLIRKIQMFFLEERGEEIGELAADQAFEFIKNEVAPFFYNQGVHDARMMAEQNMEALDEDIRSLEKPTHRGG; this is encoded by the coding sequence ATGAAGATTTCATTAGAAAAAAAGCGAGTACTAATTAGAAAAATCCAGATGTTTTTTCTTGAAGAACGGGGAGAGGAAATAGGAGAACTGGCAGCAGATCAGGCATTTGAGTTTATAAAAAATGAAGTTGCGCCCTTCTTTTATAATCAAGGTGTTCATGATGCCAGAATGATGGCGGAACAAAACATGGAGGCTTTAGACGAGGATATCAGATCACTTGAAAAGCCTACTCACAGAGGTGGCTGA
- a CDS encoding DUF4349 domain-containing protein: MKWFMKLGMICTILVLAACSSDDTGKSEESNRLDQADSSADMVQSNEKGQDQMGTEEQVEHQKDTNTDNRMIMYHARLTLNIKDIDRAVEDITSRTNQINGYVVETASMNRDENVQSHMTLRIPNPELQSFIKKLEKLSEKVVEKRVRGEDVTEEYTDLESRLKAKKVVENRLLDFMKGAKKTEDLLNISKDLAKVQEEIEQMEGKIKYLENRTEFAEVSITLNDISVNVPGIAEEDLQTGERIQKAFTNSLNQLSSFFSGAVVFLIGYSPFLIMLVIFGGAIWFFKKRKVHKDTDS; the protein is encoded by the coding sequence ATGAAGTGGTTCATGAAATTAGGTATGATTTGCACCATATTGGTATTAGCTGCATGCAGTTCAGATGATACAGGTAAATCAGAAGAATCCAACCGTTTAGATCAGGCCGATTCTTCTGCGGACATGGTGCAATCGAATGAAAAGGGGCAGGACCAAATGGGAACCGAGGAACAAGTTGAGCATCAAAAAGATACGAATACAGATAATCGCATGATTATGTATCATGCCCGGTTAACCCTTAACATAAAAGATATTGACAGGGCTGTCGAGGACATTACGAGTCGGACCAATCAGATAAACGGTTACGTGGTGGAAACAGCGTCAATGAATCGTGATGAAAATGTTCAATCTCACATGACGCTCAGAATTCCGAATCCTGAACTTCAATCGTTTATAAAAAAATTGGAAAAACTAAGTGAAAAAGTGGTGGAAAAACGAGTAAGAGGAGAAGATGTAACAGAAGAATATACTGATCTGGAGTCCCGCTTAAAGGCCAAAAAAGTGGTTGAGAACCGATTGCTTGATTTTATGAAAGGAGCTAAAAAAACGGAGGATCTTCTGAATATTTCAAAGGACCTGGCAAAAGTGCAGGAGGAAATAGAACAAATGGAAGGCAAAATAAAATACCTGGAAAACCGGACAGAATTTGCTGAAGTGAGCATTACCCTTAATGATATATCTGTAAATGTCCCGGGTATTGCAGAAGAAGACTTACAGACAGGAGAACGAATTCAAAAGGCATTTACAAATTCATTAAACCAGCTCTCGAGCTTCTTCTCCGGAGCAGTTGTTTTTCTAATTGGCTATTCCCCTTTCCTTATTATGTTAGTGATTTTCGGAGGGGCAATCTGGTTCTTTAAAAAAAGAAAGGTTCATAAAGACACGGATTCATAA
- a CDS encoding bifunctional cystathionine gamma-lyase/homocysteine desulfhydrase, giving the protein MRKKTKLIHGGITGDEQTGAVNVPIYQVSTYQQESAGNHKGYEYSRTGNPTRFALEEFIKDLEGGKQGFAFGSGMAAITSVFMLFSAGDHVIMTDDVYGGTYRVVSKVLNRFQIEVTFADTSSPDEVKKAIQSNTKAIYVETPTNPLLKVTDLRKMSNLAKEENLLLIVDNTFSTPYWQNPIQYGADIVLHSATKYLGGHSDVVAGLVVVNSDVLGEDLHFILNSAGGILGPQDSYLLIRGMKTLGVRMEEIEQNTNKVAQFLQSHPKVKSVYYPGLENHPGHDTHTSQAAGFGGMLSFDAGSGEMADQVLQRIQYFTLAESLGAVESLISVPARMTHASIPKDRREELGITDGLIRISVGLEDAEDLIEDLNRALE; this is encoded by the coding sequence TTGCGTAAAAAAACAAAACTAATTCATGGCGGAATAACAGGAGATGAACAGACAGGTGCAGTCAATGTCCCGATTTATCAGGTAAGCACCTATCAGCAGGAATCAGCTGGCAATCATAAAGGCTATGAATATTCACGGACAGGTAATCCAACACGCTTTGCATTAGAAGAATTTATCAAAGATTTAGAAGGTGGAAAGCAGGGATTTGCTTTTGGTTCAGGAATGGCAGCGATTACGTCTGTATTTATGCTGTTTTCTGCAGGGGACCATGTAATTATGACAGATGATGTTTATGGCGGTACCTACAGGGTTGTGTCAAAAGTTCTTAACCGTTTTCAAATCGAGGTTACATTTGCAGATACAAGCTCACCTGATGAGGTGAAAAAAGCCATTCAATCTAATACAAAGGCTATTTATGTGGAAACCCCGACAAATCCATTGTTAAAGGTAACGGATTTAAGGAAAATGAGCAACCTGGCAAAAGAAGAAAACCTGCTATTGATTGTAGATAACACATTCAGTACTCCATATTGGCAGAACCCGATTCAATATGGCGCTGACATCGTCCTTCACAGTGCCACAAAGTATTTAGGAGGCCATAGTGATGTGGTCGCAGGATTAGTTGTGGTTAATTCAGATGTGCTTGGAGAAGACCTGCATTTTATTCTTAATTCTGCTGGTGGTATCTTAGGTCCACAGGATTCTTATCTTCTTATTCGTGGGATGAAAACCCTTGGAGTCAGAATGGAAGAAATTGAGCAAAACACAAACAAGGTCGCCCAATTCCTGCAGAGCCATCCAAAGGTGAAAAGCGTTTATTATCCTGGTTTAGAGAATCACCCTGGCCACGATACTCATACATCCCAGGCTGCTGGCTTTGGTGGAATGCTCTCTTTTGATGCAGGCAGTGGTGAAATGGCTGATCAGGTTTTACAACGAATTCAATACTTTACATTGGCAGAAAGTCTGGGAGCGGTTGAGAGTTTAATTTCCGTGCCTGCACGAATGACTCACGCCTCTATTCCAAAGGACCGAAGAGAAGAATTAGGTATAACAGACGGCTTAATTCGTATTTCTGTTGGACTGGAGGATGCTGAAGACTTGATTGAGGACTTGAATAGGGCTCTGGAATAG
- a CDS encoding PLP-dependent cysteine synthase family protein: MEYVRNVQELIGETPLIEIHQFDIPEDVRIFAKLEYFNPGGSIKDRLGKKLLEEALQSGELPKDGTIIEPTAGNTGIGLALAAIGRGIRVLFVVPEKFSMEKQELMKALGAEIVHTPTEQGMKGAIQKTEELLRMIPGSYSPRQFSNDNNPKAYYDTLGPEIVRQLDGKADVFVAGGGTGGTFMGTAQYLKEKNDKIKTVIVEPEGSILNGGEAGSHDTEGIGMEFIPDYMETQYFDAIHTIPDIQAFNRVKELSSKTGLLVGSSSGAAFQAALNEAEQAVPGTNIVTVFPDSSERYLSKGIYQYNS, translated from the coding sequence ATGGAGTATGTACGTAATGTACAGGAACTTATAGGGGAAACCCCTTTAATTGAAATTCATCAGTTTGATATTCCTGAAGATGTTCGTATTTTTGCAAAACTGGAATACTTCAATCCCGGTGGTAGTATTAAGGATCGGTTAGGTAAGAAATTACTTGAAGAAGCCTTGCAAAGCGGAGAGCTCCCAAAAGATGGGACGATCATTGAACCTACCGCCGGAAATACAGGTATAGGTCTTGCTTTAGCTGCTATCGGCAGGGGGATACGTGTTCTGTTTGTCGTACCGGAAAAATTCAGCATGGAAAAACAGGAATTAATGAAGGCCCTTGGTGCTGAAATCGTTCATACCCCCACTGAACAAGGAATGAAAGGTGCTATTCAAAAAACAGAGGAGCTTCTTAGAATGATTCCCGGCTCATACTCCCCCAGACAGTTTTCAAATGACAATAATCCCAAAGCCTATTATGACACGCTTGGTCCGGAAATTGTTCGGCAATTAGACGGAAAAGCAGATGTTTTTGTAGCCGGTGGAGGCACTGGTGGAACATTTATGGGAACTGCGCAATATCTGAAAGAAAAAAACGATAAGATAAAAACGGTCATTGTTGAACCAGAGGGCTCCATTCTTAATGGTGGTGAGGCAGGTTCCCATGATACAGAAGGAATAGGGATGGAATTTATTCCTGATTATATGGAAACGCAGTATTTTGATGCTATTCATACCATCCCTGATATTCAGGCATTTAACAGAGTTAAGGAGCTTTCGTCAAAAACGGGATTGCTTGTCGGCAGTTCTTCAGGGGCTGCATTTCAGGCAGCCTTAAATGAAGCTGAACAGGCCGTTCCTGGTACAAACATTGTGACAGTTTTTCCTGATAGTAGTGAACGCTACTTAAGTAAGGGAATCTATCAATATAATAGTTAG
- a CDS encoding S-ribosylhomocysteine lyase — protein sequence MSKMNVESFNLDHTKVKAPYVRLAGKTEGTKGDTIYKYDIRFKQPNQEHMDMPALHSLEHMMAEFSRNHHDQVVDVGPMGCQTGFYMALLNDADYDHVLDLLEKTLNDILEATEVPACNEVQCGWAASHSLEGAKELARNMLDKKNEWSEIFA from the coding sequence ATGAGTAAAATGAACGTAGAAAGCTTTAATCTCGATCATACGAAGGTAAAGGCACCTTATGTACGTTTGGCAGGTAAGACAGAAGGAACAAAAGGCGATACGATTTATAAGTATGATATTCGCTTCAAACAGCCAAACCAGGAGCATATGGATATGCCTGCACTCCATTCACTGGAACATATGATGGCTGAATTCAGCCGTAATCATCATGACCAGGTGGTTGATGTTGGACCTATGGGGTGTCAAACCGGTTTTTACATGGCTCTTTTAAATGATGCGGATTACGATCATGTATTAGACCTGCTTGAAAAAACGCTGAATGATATATTAGAGGCAACCGAAGTACCTGCATGTAATGAAGTCCAATGCGGCTGGGCTGCCAGTCACAGTCTTGAAGGTGCCAAAGAGCTAGCCCGTAACATGCTTGATAAGAAAAATGAATGGTCAGAGATATTTGCATAG
- a CDS encoding class I SAM-dependent methyltransferase: protein MGREFVELFNEWSDSYDDTVKGLDIEYRQVFENYNHILEVVADSVTGTVMEFGTGTGNLTEKLINRKCRVIGIEPSPLMRKKAEEKITGATIIDGDFLNFPTNEPIDAFVSTYAFHHLTELEKGQAIKKYKHILPDGGKVVFADTIFLTEKEKSDMIEKAEQDQLYNLADDLKTEYYTTLPQIKKMFEQNDFSIRFTQLNDFVWLLEAKK from the coding sequence ATGGGGAGAGAATTTGTTGAACTGTTTAATGAATGGTCAGATTCCTACGATGACACAGTTAAGGGATTGGACATTGAGTACAGGCAGGTGTTTGAAAATTACAACCATATATTAGAAGTGGTTGCTGACAGTGTCACGGGTACAGTCATGGAGTTCGGCACAGGAACCGGTAACTTAACGGAAAAGTTAATCAATCGTAAATGCAGAGTCATTGGTATTGAGCCGTCTCCTTTAATGAGGAAAAAAGCAGAAGAAAAAATAACCGGGGCTACGATAATTGATGGGGATTTTCTCAATTTTCCCACAAATGAACCCATCGATGCTTTTGTTAGCACGTATGCCTTTCATCATTTAACAGAGCTGGAAAAAGGGCAGGCCATTAAGAAATACAAACATATACTTCCAGACGGCGGCAAGGTTGTGTTTGCAGATACAATTTTTTTAACCGAGAAGGAAAAATCTGATATGATAGAAAAAGCAGAGCAGGATCAACTTTATAATCTGGCTGACGATTTAAAAACAGAGTATTATACAACCCTTCCACAAATAAAAAAGATGTTTGAACAGAATGATTTTAGCATAAGGTTCACTCAGCTTAATGATTTTGTCTGGCTTTTAGAAGCAAAAAAATAA